In the Sarcophilus harrisii chromosome 1, mSarHar1.11, whole genome shotgun sequence genome, one interval contains:
- the XBP1 gene encoding LOW QUALITY PROTEIN: X-box-binding protein 1 (The sequence of the model RefSeq protein was modified relative to this genomic sequence to represent the inferred CDS: deleted 2 bases in 1 codon), translated as MVVVAPSPAPAPAAPQVLLLSSGKPPAAGAAPAAGRALPLVLPPSPEAPSAAPGAGQSPARKRQRLTHLSPEEKALRRKLKNRVAAQTARDRKKARMSELEQQVVDLEEENQKLLIENQLLRERTHGLVVENQELRQRLGIDALITKEEPESKVNDVRLVAGSAESAALRLRASAAGAGPAVTLPEHAPVDSDCVESSDSESDILLGILDNLDPDMFFRYVNTEYCMEELKEVGAEEPDSVPASPSPLVGPPSAKLEAINELIRFDHVYTKPLIVEIPSETDGQGSVVVKIEEAPLSPSLKPDPPEPLTVSVKEEFLEDDFIPELGMENLLSSSPCLKPSPCLLDACSDSGYEGSPSPFSEMSSPLGTGHSWEDTFANELFPQLISV; from the exons ATGGTGGTGGTGGCCCCgagcccggccccggccccggccgcGCCGCAGGTGCTGCTGCTCTCCTCCGGGAAGCCCCCCGCGGCCGGGGCCGCCCCCGCGGCCGGCCGCGCCCTGCCCCTCGTGCTGCCCCCCAGCCCGGAGGCGCCGAGCGCGGCCCCCGGCGCCGGCCAGAGCCCGGCCCGCAAGCGGCAGCGCCTCACGCACCTGAGCCCGGAGGAGAAGGCGCTGCGCAG AAAATTGAAAAACAGAGTAGCAGCACAAACAGCTCGAGACAGGAAGAAAGCCCGAATGAGCGAACTGGAGCAGCAAGTTGTGGACTTGGAAGAAGAG aACCAAAAACTTTTGATTGAAAACCAACTTTTACGTGAGAGAACCCATGGGCTTGTTGTTGAAAATCAAGAGTTGAGACAGCGCTTGGGGATAGATGCCCTAATAACCAAGGAGGAACCAGAATCCAAG GTGAATGATGTCCGGTTGGTGGCCGGGTCTGCTGAGTCCGCAGCACTCAGACTACGTGCG TCTGCAGCAGGTGCAGGCCCAGCTGTCACCCTTCCCGAACACGCCCCTGTGGATTCTGACTGTGTTGAGTCTTCAGACTCTGAG TCTGATATCTTGTTGGGCATTCTGGACAACCTGGACCCAGACATGTTCTTCAGATATGTTAACACAGAGTACTGCATGGAGGAGCTCAAAGAAGTGGGTGCAGAGGAGCCCGACTCCGTACCAGCCTCCCCTTCTCCCTTGGTGGGGCCCCCATCAGCCAAGCTGGAAGCCATTAATGAACTGATACGGTTTGACCACGTGTACACCAAGCCACTCATCGTGGAGATTCCCTCGGAAACAGATGGTCAAGGCAGCGTGGTAGTGAAAATTGAGGAAGCCCCCCTTAGCCCGTCTCTGAAACCAGACCCCCCTGAGCCGCTCACTGTGTCAGTGAAGGAAGAGTTCCTGGAGGACGACTTCATCCCAGAGCTCGGGATGGAGAACCTGCTCTCCTCCAGCCCCTGCCTCAAGCCCTCTCCCTGCCTGCTGGATGCTTGTAGTGACTCTGGCTATGAGGGCTCTCCGTCCCCTTTCAGCGAGATGTCCTCCCCCCTGGGCACAGGCCACTCCTGGGAAGACACTTTTGCCAATGAACTCTTTCCTCAGTTGATCAGTGTCTGA